One segment of Tachyglossus aculeatus isolate mTacAcu1 chromosome 16, mTacAcu1.pri, whole genome shotgun sequence DNA contains the following:
- the MED18 gene encoding mediator of RNA polymerase II transcription subunit 18 produces the protein MEAPPVTMMPVTGGTVNMMEYLLQGSVLDHSLESLLHRLRGLCDNVEPEAFLDHEMVFLLKGQQASPFVLRARRSLAPAGTPWHLRYLGQPEMGDKNRQALVRNSVDIATSENLTDFLVEMGFRLDHEFVAKGHLFRKGAMKVCVYKVFRVLLPGNTDSIEALSLSYLVELSVVAPAGQDGVSEDMRNFAEQLKPLVHLEKIDPKRLM, from the exons ATGGAGGCCCCCCCGGTCACCATGATGCCTGTGACTGGTGGCACCGTCAACATGATGGAGTATTTACTGCAAG GAAGCGTGCTGGACCACAGCCTGGAGAGCCTCCTGCACAGGCTGCGTGGCTTGTGCGACAACGTGGAGCCCGAGGCCTTTCTGGACCACGAGATGGTGTTCCTGCTCAAGGGCCAGCAGGCCAGCCCCTTCGTCCTGCGGGCCCGGCGCTCCCTGGCCCCGGCGGGCACGCCCTGGCACCTCCGCTACCTGGGGCAGCCGGAGATGGGAGACAAGAACCGCCAGGCCCTGGTGCGCAACTCGGTGGACATCGCCACGTCAGAGAACCTGACCGACTTCCTCGTGGAGATGGGCTTCCGCCTGGACCACGAGTTCGTGGCCAAGGGCCACCTGTTCCGCAAAGGCGCCATGAAGGTGTGCGTCTACAAGGTCTTCCGCGTCCTGCTGCCCGGCAACACCGACAGCATCGAGGCGCTGTCGCTGTCCTACCTGGTGGAGCTGAGTGTCGTGGCCCCCGCCGGCCAGGATGGCGTCTCCGAGGACATGCGCAACTTCGCCGAGCAGCTGAAGCCTCTGGTCCACCTGGAGAAGATCGATCCCAAGAGGCTGATGTGA